In the Campylobacter concisus genome, one interval contains:
- the fusA gene encoding elongation factor G, which yields MAERKTPLHKVRNIGIAAHIDAGKTTTSERILFFTGMSHKIGEVHDGAATMDWMEQEKERGITITSAATTAFWKGYQINLIDTPGHVDFTIEVERSMRVLDGAVSVFCSVGGVQPQSETVWRQANKYHVPRIVFVNKMDRIGANFFRVEEQIRERLKANPVPIQIPIGAEDNFKGVVDLVRMKAYVWNDEKKPTDYVEEEIPAEVKDKAEEYRAKLIEAVSETDDSLMEKFFAGEELTEEEIKKGIKAGCLRMTITPMLCGTAFKNKGIQPLLDAVVDYLPAPDEIAAINGVYEDGTEVTVESTDDGEFAALAFKIMTDPFVGQLTFIRVYRGSLESGSYAYNTVQDCKERIGRLLKMHSNKREEITELFAGEIGAVVGLKNTLTGDTLASEKDKVILERMDFPEPVISVAVEPKTKADQEKMAIALQKLAQEDPSFRVSTDEESGQTIISGMGELHLEIIVDRMLREFKVDAEVGQPQVAYRETIRKAVEQEYKYAKQSGGRGQYGHVFLRIEPLPAASGFEFVNDIKGGVVPKEYIPAVEKGCKEALQSGVLAGYPVEDVKVTLFDGSYHEVDSSEMAFKLAASMGFKEGARKAGAVILEPMMKVEVETPEEYMGDVIGDLNKRRGQVNSMDDRNGVKIIAAYCPLAQMFGYSTDLRSMTQGRATYSMEFDHYEEVPKNVSDEIIKKRNG from the coding sequence ATGGCAGAGAGAAAAACGCCTTTACATAAGGTAAGAAATATCGGTATTGCGGCTCACATTGATGCTGGAAAGACAACTACTAGTGAGAGAATTTTATTCTTTACTGGTATGAGCCATAAAATAGGTGAGGTTCATGATGGCGCTGCCACTATGGACTGGATGGAACAAGAAAAAGAGCGTGGTATTACTATTACTTCAGCTGCAACTACAGCTTTTTGGAAAGGTTATCAAATAAACCTAATCGACACTCCGGGACACGTTGACTTTACTATCGAAGTTGAGCGTTCTATGCGTGTTCTTGACGGTGCTGTTTCAGTATTTTGTTCTGTTGGTGGTGTTCAACCACAATCAGAAACTGTTTGGAGACAAGCAAATAAATATCACGTACCAAGAATCGTTTTTGTAAATAAAATGGACAGAATTGGTGCAAATTTCTTTAGAGTTGAAGAGCAGATCAGAGAAAGATTAAAAGCAAATCCAGTGCCTATTCAAATTCCAATCGGTGCAGAGGATAACTTTAAAGGTGTGGTTGATCTTGTGAGAATGAAAGCATACGTTTGGAATGACGAGAAAAAGCCAACTGATTATGTTGAAGAAGAAATTCCAGCTGAAGTTAAAGATAAGGCCGAAGAATACCGCGCAAAACTAATAGAAGCTGTTTCTGAGACAGATGATAGTTTGATGGAGAAATTCTTTGCAGGTGAAGAGCTAACTGAAGAAGAGATCAAAAAAGGTATAAAAGCAGGCTGCTTAAGAATGACTATCACGCCTATGCTTTGCGGAACTGCGTTTAAGAACAAAGGCATCCAGCCTCTACTTGATGCTGTTGTTGATTATTTACCAGCTCCAGATGAGATTGCAGCGATAAATGGTGTTTATGAAGATGGTACTGAAGTGACTGTTGAAAGTACAGATGATGGCGAATTTGCCGCTCTTGCGTTTAAAATTATGACTGACCCATTTGTTGGACAGCTAACATTTATCCGTGTTTATAGAGGTAGCCTTGAAAGTGGTAGCTATGCTTACAACACAGTTCAAGACTGCAAAGAGAGAATCGGCCGCTTACTAAAAATGCACTCAAATAAACGTGAAGAGATTACAGAACTTTTCGCTGGTGAAATCGGTGCTGTTGTTGGTCTAAAAAACACTCTAACTGGTGATACTCTTGCAAGCGAAAAAGATAAAGTTATCCTCGAGAGAATGGACTTCCCAGAGCCAGTTATTAGCGTTGCAGTTGAGCCAAAAACAAAAGCAGACCAGGAAAAAATGGCAATAGCACTTCAAAAACTAGCTCAAGAAGATCCAAGCTTTAGAGTTAGCACTGATGAAGAGAGTGGACAAACTATCATTAGTGGTATGGGTGAGCTTCACCTAGAGATCATTGTTGATCGTATGCTTCGTGAATTTAAAGTTGATGCTGAAGTTGGTCAGCCACAAGTTGCTTACCGCGAAACTATCCGTAAGGCAGTTGAGCAAGAGTATAAGTATGCTAAACAATCAGGTGGTCGTGGTCAATACGGTCACGTATTCTTACGCATCGAGCCACTTCCAGCTGCTAGCGGATTTGAATTTGTTAACGACATCAAAGGTGGTGTTGTTCCAAAAGAATATATCCCAGCTGTTGAAAAAGGTTGTAAAGAAGCGCTTCAAAGCGGTGTTCTTGCTGGATATCCAGTTGAAGATGTTAAAGTTACACTTTTTGATGGTAGTTACCACGAAGTTGACTCGTCTGAAATGGCATTTAAGCTTGCTGCTTCAATGGGCTTTAAGGAAGGTGCTAGAAAAGCAGGTGCTGTTATTCTTGAGCCTATGATGAAGGTTGAAGTAGAAACTCCAGAAGAGTATATGGGTGATGTTATAGGCGACCTTAATAAACGCCGTGGCCAAGTAAATTCAATGGATGATAGAAATGGCGTAAAGATCATTGCAGCTTATTGTCCATTAGCTCAAATGTTTGGCTATTCAACAGATCTTCGCTCAATGACTCAAGGCCGTGCAACTTATTCAATGGAATTTGATCACTACGAAGAAGTTCCTAAAAACGTAAGTGATGAGATCATTAAAAAAAGAAATGGCTAA
- the rpsG gene encoding 30S ribosomal protein S7, whose protein sequence is MRRRKAPVREVLPDPIYGNKIITKFINSLMYDGKKSVATEIMYGAIKAIEKKNAEVKGIDVFNDAIENVKPILEVKSRRVGGATYQVPVEVRPARQQALAIRWLITYARKRSERTMIDKLANELLDAANSKGASFKKKEDTYKMAEANKAFAHYRW, encoded by the coding sequence ATGAGAAGAAGAAAAGCCCCTGTAAGGGAAGTCTTACCTGATCCGATTTACGGAAATAAAATAATCACTAAATTTATTAATTCTCTTATGTATGATGGAAAAAAAAGCGTCGCTACTGAGATAATGTATGGTGCTATTAAAGCCATAGAAAAGAAAAATGCTGAGGTTAAAGGCATCGACGTTTTTAACGATGCTATTGAAAATGTAAAACCTATTTTAGAAGTTAAATCACGCCGTGTTGGTGGTGCTACTTATCAAGTACCAGTTGAGGTTCGCCCAGCTCGCCAACAAGCTCTTGCTATTCGCTGGCTTATAACTTACGCTAGAAAGAGAAGCGAAAGAACTATGATAGATAAACTAGCGAATGAGCTCTTAGATGCGGCAAACTCAAAAGGTGCATCTTTCAAGAAGAAGGAAGATACTTATAAGATGGCAGAAGCTAATAAAGCATTTGCTCACTACCGCTGGTAA
- the rpoC gene encoding DNA-directed RNA polymerase subunit beta' — protein MKLTNLKPVEIKEEHRPRDFEAFQLRLASPEKIKSWSYGEVKKPETINYRTLKPERDGLFCAKIFGPIRDYECLCGKYKKMRYKGIKCEKCGVEVTTSKVRRSRMGHIELVTPVAHIWYVNFLPSRIGALLGIKMKDLERVLYYEAYIVDNAGEAYYDNENSKKVEKYDVLNEEQYQSLASRYEETGFTARMGGEVIYDMLAELDLMEILNQLKEEMESTNSEAKKKTIVKRLKVIESFLNSGNRPEWMMITNLPVLPPDLRPLVSLDGGKFAVSDVNDLYRRVINRNSRLKRLLELDAPEIIIRNEKRMLQEAVDALFDNGRRANAVKGANKRPLKSLSEIIKGKQGRFRQNLLGKRVDFSGRSVIVVGPKLKMDQCGLPKKMALELFKPHLLARLEEKGYATTVKQAKKMIEDKTNEVWECLEEVVKDYPVMLNRAPTLHKLSIQAFHPVLVEGKAIQLHPLVCAAFNADFDGDQMAVHVPLSQEAIAECKILMLSSMNILLPASGKAITVPSQDMVLGIYYLSLERNDEKGANKIFSSVDEVMIAEEANTLGLHAKIKTMVDNKIIFTTAGRLILRAILPDFVPENMWNKIMKKKDIANLVDYVYRNGGLEVTADFLDKLKNLGFRYATKAGISISIADIIVPDSKQKYIDEAKKKVREIQKQYGAGLLTDSERYNKIIDIWTDTNNSVASEMMKLIQNDKGGFNSIYMMADSGARGSAAQIRQLAGMRGLMAKPDGSIIETPIISNFREGLNIMEYFNSTHGARKGLADTALKTANAGYLTRKLIDVAQNVKVTMHDCGTHEGVEITDITESGELIESLEERVLGRVLADDVIDPITNEILFSEGTLLDEEKARAITEAGIKSVNIRTPITCKAPKGVCAKCYGLNLGEGKLVKPGEAVGIISAQSIGEPGTQLTLRTFHIGGTASTEQQDRQVIAQKEGFIRYYNLNTYDNGDKKIVANRRSAAVLLVEPKIKSTIDGKIEIEYAHEDVNIVIKGKKEEVKYTIRRNDLAKPNELAGVSGKIEGKMYIPYVSGDKVKENESIVEIIKEGWNIPNRIPYASELKISDGDPVTRKILADANGVVKFFILKGDYLDRVKDIKKGHKVTEKGFFVVVSDKDGREAVRHYIPRNSIIQVSDNDAVDRATVVSLPEKDDKLIIAEWDPYSTPTIAEEAGVVSFEDIEPGYSATEQADEATGQRRLVINEYLPSGVKPAIIIATKKGNLIKYPLDPKTAIFVSSGDEVAQADILAKTPKAVAKSKDITGGLPRVSELFEARRPKNTAIVAEIDGVVRFDKPLRSKERIIIQAEDGTTAEYLIEKSRQIQVRDGEFVHAGEKLTDGLISSHDILRILGEKALHYYLISEIQQVYRRQGVAIADKHIEIIVSQMLRQVKIVDSGNTNFIVGDMVSRNKFKEENERIMNMGGEPAIAEPILLGVTRAAIGSDSVISAASFQETTKVLTEASIAAKFDYLEDLKENVILGRMIPVGTGFYKDKKVKIKEN, from the coding sequence ATGAAACTAACTAATTTAAAACCAGTTGAGATAAAAGAAGAGCATAGACCTCGTGATTTTGAAGCTTTTCAACTTCGTTTAGCAAGTCCTGAGAAGATAAAATCTTGGAGTTATGGTGAAGTTAAAAAACCAGAAACTATCAACTATCGCACGCTAAAACCTGAGCGTGACGGCTTATTTTGTGCGAAAATTTTTGGACCGATCCGTGACTATGAGTGCCTTTGCGGTAAATATAAAAAGATGCGTTATAAAGGCATCAAGTGCGAAAAGTGCGGCGTTGAAGTAACAACATCTAAGGTTCGCCGCTCTCGCATGGGTCACATTGAGCTTGTAACTCCAGTGGCTCACATTTGGTATGTAAATTTCTTGCCAAGCCGTATTGGTGCACTTCTCGGTATTAAAATGAAAGACCTTGAGCGAGTACTTTACTATGAGGCATATATTGTTGATAATGCTGGCGAGGCTTATTACGACAATGAAAATTCTAAAAAAGTTGAAAAATACGACGTTTTAAATGAAGAGCAATATCAAAGCCTAGCTTCAAGATATGAAGAGACTGGTTTTACGGCTAGAATGGGTGGCGAGGTCATCTATGATATGCTAGCTGAGCTTGATTTGATGGAAATTTTAAATCAACTAAAAGAAGAGATGGAGTCTACAAATTCTGAGGCTAAGAAAAAAACTATCGTAAAACGTCTAAAAGTTATCGAGAGCTTTTTAAATTCAGGTAACCGCCCAGAGTGGATGATGATAACAAATTTACCAGTTCTTCCACCTGATCTTAGACCGCTAGTTAGCCTTGATGGTGGTAAGTTTGCTGTTTCTGACGTAAATGATTTATATCGCCGTGTAATAAACAGAAACAGCCGTCTAAAACGTCTACTTGAGCTTGATGCGCCTGAGATCATTATTAGAAACGAAAAGAGAATGCTTCAAGAGGCTGTTGATGCGTTATTTGATAATGGCCGCAGAGCAAACGCCGTAAAAGGCGCAAATAAACGCCCACTAAAATCACTAAGCGAGATCATCAAAGGTAAGCAAGGCCGTTTCCGCCAGAATTTGCTAGGTAAGCGTGTTGACTTCTCTGGACGTTCTGTTATCGTCGTTGGCCCAAAACTAAAAATGGATCAGTGCGGTCTTCCAAAGAAAATGGCTCTAGAGCTATTTAAACCACATTTGCTTGCTCGCCTTGAAGAAAAAGGCTATGCGACAACTGTTAAGCAAGCTAAAAAGATGATAGAAGATAAGACAAATGAGGTTTGGGAGTGCTTAGAAGAGGTAGTTAAAGACTATCCAGTTATGCTAAACCGTGCTCCGACACTTCACAAGCTTTCCATCCAAGCGTTTCACCCAGTGCTTGTTGAGGGCAAGGCGATTCAGCTTCATCCATTAGTTTGTGCTGCATTCAACGCGGACTTTGACGGCGACCAAATGGCTGTTCACGTGCCACTATCACAAGAGGCTATCGCTGAGTGCAAAATTTTAATGCTTAGCTCAATGAACATCTTGCTTCCTGCAAGTGGTAAGGCTATCACAGTTCCTTCGCAAGATATGGTTTTAGGAATTTATTATTTAAGCCTAGAGAGAAATGACGAAAAAGGCGCAAATAAAATTTTCTCAAGCGTTGATGAAGTAATGATCGCTGAAGAGGCTAATACTCTTGGTCTTCACGCTAAAATTAAGACAATGGTTGATAATAAGATCATCTTCACAACAGCCGGTCGCTTGATTTTAAGAGCCATACTTCCTGATTTTGTTCCTGAAAATATGTGGAATAAGATCATGAAGAAAAAAGATATCGCAAATTTGGTTGATTATGTTTATAGAAATGGTGGTCTTGAAGTAACGGCTGACTTCCTTGATAAGCTTAAAAATTTAGGCTTTAGATATGCGACAAAAGCGGGAATTTCTATCTCTATTGCTGATATAATCGTGCCAGATAGCAAGCAAAAATATATTGACGAAGCTAAGAAAAAAGTTCGCGAAATTCAAAAACAATACGGCGCTGGTCTTTTAACAGATAGTGAGAGATACAACAAGATCATTGATATCTGGACAGATACAAACAACAGCGTTGCAAGCGAGATGATGAAACTTATCCAAAACGATAAAGGTGGATTTAACTCAATTTACATGATGGCAGACTCAGGTGCGAGAGGTAGTGCAGCACAAATTCGCCAGCTAGCTGGTATGCGTGGTCTTATGGCAAAACCTGATGGTTCGATCATCGAAACGCCTATCATTTCAAACTTCCGTGAAGGTCTAAATATAATGGAGTACTTCAACTCTACCCACGGAGCTAGAAAAGGTCTTGCAGATACAGCGCTAAAAACAGCCAACGCTGGTTATTTGACAAGAAAACTAATCGACGTTGCTCAAAATGTTAAAGTCACAATGCATGACTGCGGTACGCACGAGGGCGTTGAGATCACAGACATCACAGAGAGTGGCGAGCTAATAGAGAGCCTTGAAGAAAGAGTCTTGGGTCGTGTTTTAGCAGATGATGTGATCGATCCTATAACTAATGAAATTTTATTTAGCGAAGGCACATTACTTGATGAAGAAAAAGCTAGAGCTATAACAGAAGCTGGCATAAAATCAGTAAACATTAGAACACCTATCACGTGCAAAGCACCTAAAGGCGTTTGTGCAAAATGCTACGGCTTAAATTTGGGTGAAGGCAAACTTGTAAAACCAGGCGAGGCAGTTGGTATCATTTCAGCTCAATCTATCGGTGAGCCAGGTACGCAGCTAACACTAAGAACATTCCACATCGGTGGTACAGCTTCTACTGAACAACAAGATCGCCAAGTAATCGCTCAAAAAGAAGGTTTTATTAGATATTACAACCTTAATACTTATGATAACGGCGATAAGAAGATCGTTGCAAATAGAAGAAGCGCAGCTGTGCTACTTGTTGAACCAAAGATTAAATCAACGATTGACGGCAAAATAGAGATCGAATATGCCCACGAAGATGTAAATATCGTGATAAAAGGTAAAAAAGAAGAGGTTAAATATACAATTAGAAGAAATGATCTTGCTAAGCCAAATGAATTAGCTGGTGTTAGCGGAAAGATCGAAGGAAAGATGTATATACCTTATGTAAGTGGCGATAAAGTAAAAGAGAATGAAAGTATCGTTGAGATCATAAAAGAGGGTTGGAATATCCCAAATCGTATCCCATACGCTAGTGAACTTAAAATTTCAGACGGAGATCCTGTAACTCGTAAAATTTTAGCCGATGCAAATGGTGTGGTTAAATTTTTCATATTAAAAGGTGATTATCTTGATAGGGTTAAAGATATCAAAAAAGGTCACAAAGTAACTGAAAAAGGTTTCTTTGTAGTTGTTTCTGATAAAGATGGACGTGAAGCAGTTCGCCATTATATTCCAAGGAATTCTATCATTCAAGTTTCTGATAATGATGCAGTTGATAGAGCGACAGTGGTTTCGTTACCTGAAAAAGATGATAAGTTGATTATTGCTGAGTGGGACCCATACTCAACTCCAACTATTGCTGAAGAAGCTGGTGTGGTTAGCTTTGAAGATATTGAGCCAGGATATAGTGCGACTGAGCAAGCAGATGAGGCGACTGGACAAAGACGTCTTGTTATCAATGAATACTTACCAAGCGGTGTAAAACCTGCGATTATTATCGCTACTAAAAAAGGGAATTTAATTAAGTATCCGCTTGATCCAAAAACTGCGATCTTTGTCTCAAGTGGTGATGAAGTAGCTCAGGCTGATATTTTGGCTAAGACCCCAAAAGCTGTCGCTAAGTCAAAAGATATTACCGGCGGTCTTCCAAGAGTTAGTGAGCTATTTGAAGCAAGACGTCCTAAAAATACAGCTATTGTTGCAGAGATTGATGGTGTGGTTAGATTTGACAAGCCACTTCGCTCAAAAGAGCGCATAATCATCCAAGCTGAAGATGGCACAACTGCTGAGTATTTGATCGAGAAAAGTCGTCAGATCCAAGTAAGAGATGGGGAATTTGTCCATGCTGGTGAAAAACTAACTGATGGGCTAATCTCAAGCCACGATATTTTAAGAATTCTTGGCGAAAAAGCGCTTCACTACTATTTGATTAGCGAGATTCAACAAGTTTATCGTCGCCAAGGTGTTGCGATCGCAGATAAACATATCGAGATCATCGTCTCTCAAATGCTTCGCCAAGTCAAAATCGTCGATAGCGGAAATACAAATTTCATAGTTGGCGATATGGTCTCAAGAAATAAATTTAAAGAAGAGAACGAGCGCATCATGAACATGGGTGGTGAGCCAGCTATTGCTGAGCCGATCTTGTTAGGCGTTACAAGAGCAGCTATCGGAAGTGATAGTGTGATCTCTGCTGCATCGTTCCAAGAGACAACTAAAGTCTTAACAGAAGCATCGATTGCTGCTAAATTTGACTATCTTGAAGATCTAAAAGAGAACGTTATCCTAGGACGTATGATTCCGGTTGGAACTGGTTTTTATAAGGATAAAAAAGTAAAAATCAAAGAAAACTAA
- the rpsL gene encoding 30S ribosomal protein S12, translating into MPTINQLVRKERKKVTVKSKSPALKECPQRRGVCTRVYTTTPKKPNSALRKVAKVRLTSGFEVISYIGGEGHNLQEHSIVLVRGGRVKDLPGVKYHIVRGALDTAGVAKRTVSRSKYGAKRPKAGATAATKK; encoded by the coding sequence GTGCCAACCATAAATCAATTGGTCAGAAAAGAACGCAAGAAAGTGACTGTTAAGTCAAAATCTCCAGCGTTAAAAGAGTGCCCTCAAAGAAGAGGAGTTTGCACTAGGGTTTATACTACAACTCCTAAAAAACCAAACTCAGCTTTGAGGAAAGTTGCCAAAGTTAGGCTAACAAGCGGTTTTGAAGTCATCAGCTATATCGGTGGCGAAGGTCATAACCTACAAGAACACAGTATCGTTTTAGTTCGCGGCGGTAGGGTTAAAGACTTACCAGGTGTTAAATATCACATCGTTCGTGGTGCGCTTGATACTGCTGGTGTTGCAAAAAGAACAGTTTCTCGTTCTAAATATGGTGCAAAACGCCCTAAAGCTGGCGCTACAGCTGCAACAAAAAAGTAA
- a CDS encoding DoxX family protein yields MKNVDLGLLFIRLGLGICLFMHGFGKILHGLSGVKGILVNAGLPGFLAYFSYLGEVLAPIMLIIGFYSRVGAILVLGTSITILYSYYGFANLFALNEVNGFESELIYLYIAISLCILLIGSGKYAVKQD; encoded by the coding sequence ATGAAAAACGTTGATCTTGGACTTTTATTTATACGTTTAGGACTTGGTATCTGCCTTTTTATGCATGGTTTTGGTAAAATTTTACATGGACTTAGTGGGGTAAAAGGTATATTAGTAAATGCTGGTTTACCTGGATTTTTGGCATATTTTTCTTACCTTGGAGAGGTCTTAGCGCCAATTATGTTAATTATTGGTTTTTATTCAAGGGTGGGCGCTATCCTAGTTTTAGGTACTAGTATTACTATTTTATACTCGTACTATGGATTTGCAAATTTATTTGCATTAAACGAGGTTAATGGATTTGAATCAGAGCTTATTTACCTTTATATTGCTATTTCGCTTTGTATTCTTTTGATAGGTAGTGGCAAATATGCTGTCAAACAAGACTAA